In the Salvia miltiorrhiza cultivar Shanhuang (shh) chromosome 8, IMPLAD_Smil_shh, whole genome shotgun sequence genome, TttcagtccataatttaaaattagcccaagaatagaatgaattattctgagcttaaaattaaataaaactcggcccaaatgatgaattaaactggcccaacgaaatataattGGGATTAGAATAATAGCCTATCGTAAAATAAGCATAAGCccaatctttaaaataattcaagcccaatagaaataattagaagagccaattaaataaaagactggcccagttcgaatttaaatgaaagcccaatcaattaaattggaAGCTCAATTCCTTTAGAATAAAACAAACCCAAACTCAAGTAATTCGGCCCAATTAATATAGATAaaggcccaattcgaatttagatGTGAAGCCCAAGCCATTAAAAATTCAAGCccgaaaattaaaatatgaaagcccaagcaaaagaaataaaattaagccCGATCTTAAATTTTTCGGCCCAAACTTAAAAGAATTCGgcccaaaagaaaataattcacaagcccaaataaaaaaaaatacaaaggcCCAATAGAATGGCCCAATCCTTCACATGAAATCTCggttctttctctctcattttcacGACTTCTGTTCCTCAATTCCTCCACCCAAATCAGCAACCTCTCTTCCCAAATCTCGCCAGCGCCGCTTCTCCTCCGGCGAGCGCCTCGCCCGGCTGAGGGAGCCACCTCTCGCCCGTTTTCTTCATCGTAGAGCCCTAATCGTCAAACCCAGGTCGCTGCTGCGGCCGCATCTTCGCCTGAAATCCGCCGGGCTGCTGTCGTTTGGGAGCCATCGCCgactggagttgctgctgctcgggCTCGGTACCGGTCAGCGGTCGTCGTCTGGGAGAGCGCCGTCGTCGATCGCTGCTGCTCCTTCGTTCGGAATCCGTAGAATCAGTCGGTCTCTCTCAACATCAGTCGAGCTTCAGTCGCCTTCTATGCTCCAACCGGCGTCGGCTGCCGCCGAGCTTAGGTCCGGCGTCGTTCAGCTTCCGCCAGTTCCGTCCGGCGTCTTCTTTCCTCTTGGTTTCACTGAGCAGAACCCTCAAAGAGATCTCTTGTTCTCTCTCGATTTCACGAATTGTGAAGTATCGAGGCGAGCTTTCTCGCCTGATTCCGCCGTCCCGATTTTGTAACCCGGCCAGAGGAAGTTCCTCTCCTCTCTGAGTCTCACACACACGATGCATAGGTGGTCTCCAAAACAAACAGAGTGAAAGTCCTAACTTCGCGCTTAAATCGGCGTCTCAGCCTCATCCTCTGCCTTCCTCCATCTCCGGCGAGTCAGACGCCGTCGACCACCGGTCTCACTTGCTGTCATTGATCTGATGCAGACGAGATAATCGATAGTTCGCCGTTTTTGTTCTCGGTGTTCGTCACGGCAGCAGGGGTTCGCCGTCCCCTTGGTTCGTCCGAACCGGCAGCCGGCACTATATCTTAAAGCTAAGTCTTTGTTctatcttcctcttcttctttgtaTAAGTCTGTATATAAACAATAGTTTGTGGTTTGAAGTTAAAGGGATCTGTTCTGTGTTCCTATTTTGATAAAGTTAGAGATTAAACTAGGAACTATGGTTTGCAAATGTCAAAAGCATTCTCATCATCTGACTCATGTGAAGAATTGTAATTACATAAATTGATTTCTGTATATTGAGCGTGTGACTTGCTGGATCTATAAGCATATATACCCGtttacatctctatattcctaCTCAAACATGTGTCTGATGGTATGATGAGAAGATAGCTGAATTGCATTGTGTAGTATTTACCTGAAATGCTTGGTGTCGGTGGTTGTCTGTTGCTATGAATTAAATGGGGAAAGGAACTGAAATTGCAAATATTGTTTTCTCAACAAATGCAGAAAGAACCAAGTATGGAATGAAGAAAACTTAGGCCAAGACTTACCTCTCGATACTTGGCAGTTGGCAGCAGGAACTTCATCTCCCTTTCTGGTGCTTGGTGTATGACATAAGGAATGAAGTAAGTGGAATGTTTGGTGGAGAAAAACAAATGTAATGGAGAAGTTGGTGGAGTGTAAGAGTAGGTGTAGTGGTGGGGAAGCAAATGGTGGTAAATTCAACCTTGTAAAATACTATACaattttccccaagctgggaagTAGACTGTATTCgtgaactgtaataaaatactggcttctatTCTCTATCATCCGTTATTGTATCTGTTTGATATttttttccttgcctgctaacttgataaactataatataacttaaattaaatccgtagatttaatctgctttgCTGTCGGAAATAaatcctcgacttctagtagcattaataaaatataactgcttccgtttctcgattaataaataacatgactttgctaagtcagttataacttgaaaataataattattgaatggctcaataatcatcgtcgcgtttttctcatacgttataaaagtataacgctaaaataataactccgtttctgatattaaaaaaatcaggaccataaactggattcatttataataatttgcatttactagatttaattataaataaaagagcgggctactacatactacccctcttaacaaaaatttcgtcccgaaatttgcatatctttgttaaaacagttcggggtatttctccttcatcttgTTTTCTAGTTCCcaattgctgaacctcgttgtctgttggggcattgcgtggagtagtgtcCCTTTTgaccacaattgtaacaaccgttagtccCAGCTCGACAAACACTCCTATGCATTTTaccgcaatttgggcaaggtgaaattcctctCTGACTTTGGCTACCCCCAGTTGACTcgaggttagtctgtgcctcgtaccttggttgaataaactgttcggcccgttcaTATTCTTGCCATACTTGCTTATTAATcggattgatattgtcttcattgttgtcccacttgcgcttccctttgagagtatgtaAGGCTCCTGGTAAGTCGTTTGGCGTTGAGATCAATGGTGGGGCTGACTTGTCTGACGGCATTGCggcttcaatgtcaagtgccctgttcagagactccgtatatgagagtcctccgtgacttgctagagccatcttaatttcgtaccgtagaccggcacaaaatttctctgccatcttctcatctgtgtccacttgttggggagcaaacctagacaggttgcagaattccttgtcgtattcaaccacagatttctttccttgctttaactcgtagaactcagcttctttcttcttcctatagcttttcggaatatatttatcatataatcctgtcttaaaatcttcccaagtataacttgcccattgttcaggtgtcagaatttttcgacgtgcttcccaccagaagtcagccgatcctgttagctggaatgagacgcaagataggcgctcctcatcattacaacgtagaaagttgaaaatgcgttccattgcacgcacccaaatctcagcttcagccggttcactcgttccgtcaaacgtaggtggattttgccttaaaaagagttcttcgactctcctagttgggggcggagggaatgggttatgtcctcgagcatcttgtggttcttcgggtacagcgttacggtttctgcgattgttattgtttctcgcagggcttcctctcttaggcggcattctggtagcaaatatgtgccaattagtacactctagcataatctaatacaagcctcaaaagaattcttgtaaatgtcaacttattataacttgtaaacaagtcataactccaatgacagcagtgatgtagtaagctttaagggtccttagcatctcataTCCATGAGTCATATaaattcttaagcatataatatctcatcatctaaattggatacttaggcataagtcatggagattcatagcggctataaaatcatgagcttaagaattattctatacgtatcacttatcttgctgccttcactatagccaccaaaagatacaatctaatttcttctatgtttgcttctatgttctgtcgtagtggtgatctcatatcttaatagttctatgttcatagggattcattccataggcatacttaatcgtacttacgtaaatcatttcattcaataacaacataacatagcTATTAACAGTTACACACTTTTGTTATCACGATAGTTCTCATTTTTagtaaacattaactcaaaacttggaagagcataccattctgcttcgttgagtgtgatgcgatgaagtgctgagctttgtcgattgaactctagacactttagtgatccattctaagtttggcttaaataaactcttaggctcagagcaaacgaactgctctgataccactctgtcacgaccggccttaattaaggataattaatccgggaaaaccatgactggggaagggaaattaagaagcgggtttagaaaggggtgcataaaagaatactcaaagagtttGAAtatgcgtgaaatattccttaaaaaggaaaaatgcatagttcgcataaaaagggtactcaaagaacttgaatacgcgttatattccttaaaaggaaaaatgcatcgttaggggcttgagTAAAActttatcagagtttgcaacggaaggcgtaactgaaataatcagtgtttacagcggaaagcataactgagatacatgtatgaagacatgtatcctttctgagcctactttaagttcgacaaaagctctactcagcaacaacacttcatcgcccatcacagctcaacctgcacaaacataaacatcgaagggctaagtacaacagtacttagtgggcagttgccaagcatataacataacatcattaacaatttcacaatatcgcataagaggcatgagtttctttcatatcctttgctcattaaacatttccaaattcttaaatagcataagggcattcttcatcatcaatcttcattaacaaacatcgtgtcgtggagaaggccttccccaacgaacacgggcatcgcgccgtgaagggggcctccctcagcggtcacggcatcgtactattgagggaggcctcccccaatagacgctgtaacactggcataatgtcatactggcatcgcgccgcgagagaggcctctctcagcggacacgggcatcgcgccgtgaggaaggccctcctcaacggacacggcatcgtactgttgagggaggcctcccccaacagacgcaagcattaaacataagcataaacttatcagcataaagcattcaagcgtaaataagcgtaatcaagcgtaaatcatttagcgtaaagcataataaagcttaactcatttaagcgtaataaagcataccacgcttgaagatccaatttgcattttaaagcataacacttgcatagcattttatttacgcgtaagaaattgcccacctgattgcaaagttttgctaaggtactctaactccttgtgtagttcttactctcgcgcttgaccttaatcacgagaatataaaataagacattgcctcgagaaaaattcttaataaatgagaaagcgtaatgcATGAATCTGTTATGCATGTACTAAttttctgagcgataatcgggaattctactattaatccacattaatagatttaactaattcTCGTATAACGTGGTCGAATAaagctgtgattcttccttcctcatcggaatattctagtcgtgaaataaatcTCGCCTTTGTACTCGTTCGAAATAAAAGAACTATctcggctttaatcgaggtgtgacctcgtagaaattatcgggcttttcgatagaaacataattactaacgtaatctcaaataattaataggctcaaaagagagtagccaattaattaaataaaacgagtagcttaactcaaataaataatggcagctcaaaataataatttggcCTTAACGGAAACAATATTATAAGCTCAATAATTAAGAGGCTCAATAAGGCAGcctgataattaattaagtagaggTGGGCCTGAATAAATAGTACGAAAGCTCAAtcgaaataattcattggcttaagtaattaaataaatcttagcccaaatgaataaataatctaatagttgggctcaaataaatgaAGTATGCTAGGCCTGGTTGTAATTAATAATTCAGCCCAattgaaatgaaataataaaggctcatctgaataaataaataaataaagcccaACTGAATAAAATAACTGAGCTTGATTTAATGAAAATTCAGCCCGTTCCTAAACCAATTAAAGGTGGCccaatcataaaaataaaacaaggccCAATTGGATataataacaaagcccaataatCAATTAAGTGAAAGAGGCCCATTAAAAAGTTAGGCCCAACTGAATTAACATttcagtccataatttaaaattagcccaagaatagaatgaattattctgagcttaaaattaaataaaactcggcccaaatgatgaattaaactggcccaacgaaatataattGGGATTAGAATAATAGCCTATCGTAAAATAAGCATAAGCccaatctttaaaataattcaagcccaatagaaataattagaagagccaattaaataaaagactggcccagttcgaatttaaatgaaagcccaatcaattaaattggaAGCTCAATTCCTTTAGAATAAAACAAACCCAAACTCAAGTAATTCGGCCCAATTAATATAGATAaaggcccaattcgaatttagatGTGAAGCCCAAGCCATTAAAAATTCAAGCccgaaaattaaaatatgaaagcccaagcaaaagaaataaaattaagccCGATCTTAAATTTTTCGGCCCAAACTTAAAAGAATTCGgcccaaaagaaaataattcacaagcccaaataaaaaaaaatacaaaggcCCAATAGAATGGCCCAATCCTTCACATGAAATCTCggttctttctctctcattttcacGACTTCTGTTCCTCAATTCCTCCACCCAAATCAGCAACCTCTCTTCCCAAATCTCGCCAGCGCCGCTTCTCCTCCGGCGAGCGCCTCGCCCGGCTGAGGGAGCCACCTCTCGCCCGTTTTCTTCATCGTAGAGCCCTAATCGTCAAACCCAGGTCGCTGCTGCGGCCGCATCTTCGCCTGAAATCCGCCGGGCTGCTGTCGTTTGGGAGCCATCGCCgactggagttgctgctgctcgggCTCGGTACCGGTCAGCGGTCGTCGTCTGGGAGAGCGCCGTCGTCGATCGCTGCTGCTCCTTCGTTCGGAATCCGTAGAATCAGTCGGTCTCTCTCAACATCAGTCGAGCTTCAGTCGCCTTCTATGCTCCAACCGGCGTCGGCTGCCGCCGAGCTTAGGTCCGGCGTCGTTCAGCTTCCGCCAGTTCCGTCCGGCGTCTTCTTTCCTCTTGGTTTCACTGAGCAGAACCCTCAAAGAGATCTCTTGTTCTCTCTCGATTTCACGAATTGTGAAGTATCGAGGCGAGCTTTCTCGCCTGATTCCGCCGTCCCGATTTTGTAACCCGGCCAGAGGAAGTTCCTCTCCTCTCTGAGTCTCACACACACGATGCATAGGTGGTCTCCAAAACAAACAGAGTGAAAGTCCTAACTTCGCGCTTAAATCGGCGTCTCAGCCTCATCCTCTGCCTTCCTCCATCTCCGGCGAGTCAGACGCCGTCGACCACCGGTCTCACTTGCTGTCATTGATCTGATGCAGACGAGATAATCGATAGTTCGCCGTTTTTGTTCTCGGTGTTCGTCACGGCAGCAGGGGTTCGCCGTCCCCTTGGTTCGTCCGAACCGG is a window encoding:
- the LOC130999962 gene encoding uncharacterized protein LOC130999962, which translates into the protein MLECTNWHIFATRMPPKRGSPARNNNNRRNRNAVPEEPQDARGHNPFPPPPTRRVEELFLRQNPPTFDGTSEPAEAEIWVRAMERIFNFLRCNDEERLSCVSFQLTGSADFWWEARRKILTPEQWASYTWEDFKTGLYDKYIPKSYRKKKEAEFYELKQGKKSVVEYDKEFCNLSRFAPQQVDTDEKMAEKFCAGLRYEIKMALASHGGLSYTESLNRALDIEAAMPSDKSAPPLISTPNDLPGALHTLKGKRKWDNNEDNINPINKQVWQEYERAEQFIQPRYEAQTNLESTGGSQSQRGISPCPNCGKMHRSVCRAGTNGCYNCGQKGHYSTQCPNRQRGSAIGN